A window of the Lolium perenne isolate Kyuss_39 chromosome 7, Kyuss_2.0, whole genome shotgun sequence genome harbors these coding sequences:
- the LOC127323610 gene encoding uncharacterized protein — protein sequence MALQLPEIPSHLLAQIFLRLSAPEDLARTSAACVAFRRLVTDGSFLRRFRRLHAPPLLGFLDLEGFHAALPPHPSAPAASSFAAAADFTFSFLPPHCGWIVQEIRDGRVLLARDHGEDARSPVFKELVVCDPLHRRYVTLPPLPSALADSVYRPAPVARMPWCEPCLAPLGEDDAATTAFTVICVVHCETKLATFVFSSSTGQWQASACKGWRELFCGRGESTVNSPSNSPLDPMFLRRHYAYGCFYWESTMIKRKELLVLDTRRMEFSIADLPSKGWSTFGVAILEAGEGSVGLFGIRDEPAGGKRDLCYTIRQNKGKRSSQWQMVKAMTLGSGCLHNIKASTERYFLLVSADAPRRVGSSFKMELEYFSMDVKKLQLERVCVKPFGLALSRTRIYTNFPPSFLSSPTI from the coding sequence ATGGCACTGCAGCTGCCGGAGATCCCGAGCCACCTGCTGGCGCAGATTTTTCTCCGACTGTCGGCCCCAGAAGACCTCGCCCGCACCTCCGCCGCCTGCGTCGCCTTCCGCCGCCTCGTCACCGACGGCTCCTTCCTCCGCCGCTTCCGCCGCCTCCACGCCCCGCCCCTACTCGGCTTCCTCGACCTCGAAGGCTTCCACGCCGCCCTCCCGCCCCACCCATCCGCGCCCGCCGCCAGCtcgttcgccgccgccgccgacttcACCTTCTCCTTCCTGCCACCCCACTGCGGCTGGATCGTCCAGGAAATCCGCGACGGCCGCGTCCTCCTCGCCCGCGACCACGGAGAAGATGCGCGTTCCCCGGTCTTCAAGGAGCTCGTGGTGTGCGACCCCTTGCACCGCCGCTACGTCACGCTCCCCCCGCTCCCCTCCGCCCTAGCCGATTCGGTGTACCGTCCGGCACCCGTTGCACGCATGCCCTGGTGCGAGCCTTGCCTCGCGCCCCTCGGCGAGGACGACGCAGCCACGACAGCATTCACAGTCATCTGCGTGGTACACTGCGAAACCAAGCTGGCCACCTTCGTTTTCTCTTCGAGCACGGGACAATGGCAAGCCTCGGCGTGCAAGGGTTGGCGTGAATTGTTCTGCGGCAGGGGCGAGTCGACCGTGAATTCACCATCGAATTCACCACTGGACCCTATGTTCCTCAGACGCCATTACGCGTATGGCTGCTTCTACTGGGAGTCCACCATGATTAAAAGGAAAGAGTTACTCGTGCTTGACACCCGGAGGATGGAGTTCTCGATTGCTGACCTCCCATCCAAAGGATGGAGTACGTTCGGAGTAGCCATTCTGGAGGCAGGGGAAGGCAGTGTTGGGTTGTTCGGTATACGCGATGAACCTGCAGGTGGCAAACGTGACCTCTGTTACACCATTAGACAAAACAAAGGCAAGAGGTCCAGTCAGTGGCAGATGGTGAAGGCAATGACGCTAGGTTCTGGGTGTCTGCATAATATCAAAGCTTCAACAGAGAGGTACTTTCTCCTAGTAAGTGCTGATGCCCCACGACGCGTAGGCTCATCTTTCAAGATGGAATTGGAATATTTCTCCATGGATGTCAAGAAATTGCAGCTTGAGAGGGTTTGTGTGAAACCTTTTGGGTTAGCCTTGTCCAGGACACGCATATACACCAACTTCCCACCATCGTTTTTGTCTTCACCAACAATATGA